In a single window of the Pseudorca crassidens isolate mPseCra1 chromosome 9, mPseCra1.hap1, whole genome shotgun sequence genome:
- the SLC29A2 gene encoding equilibrative nucleoside transporter 2 isoform X1 yields the protein MGVVVRSLEELPWEVGGAAEAGRPPGDLLNDPHSYHLVGISFFILGLGTLLPWNFFITAIPYFQGRLAGANGTTETLGTNHTSPADTFNFNNWVTLLSQLPLLLFTLLNSFLYQCISETVRILGSLLVILLLFTLTAVLVKVDMSPEPFFSITMASVWFINSFCAVLQGSLFGQLGTMPSTYSTLFLSGQGLAGIFAALAMLMSMASGVDAQTSALGYFITPCVGILMSIVCYLSLPHLKFARYYLAKKPSKAQGQELETKAELLKPDEKNGIPNSPQRAVLTLDLDPEKETEMEPEEPQKPGKPSVFIVFQKIWLTALCLVLVFTVTLSVFPAITAMVTSSTSPGKWSQFFNPICCFLLFNVMDCLGRSLTSYFLWPDKDSRLLPLLVCLRVLFVPLFMLCHVPKRSRLPILFPQDAYFITFMLLFAVSNGYLVSLTMCLAPRQVLPHEREVAGTLMTFFLALGLSCGASLSFLLKALL from the exons ATGGGGGTTGTAGTCCGCTCTCTGGAGGAGCTgccctgggaggtgggaggggccgcCGAAGCGGGACGTCCTCCGGGTGACCTTCTCAATGATCCTCACAGCTACCACCTGGTCGGGATCAGCTTCTTCATCCTGGGGCTGGGCACCCTCCTTCCCTGGAACTTCTTCATCACAGCCATCCCG TACTTCCAGGGGCGTCTGGCAGGGGCCAACGGCACCACTGAGACCCTGGGCACCAACCACACGAGCCCTGCAGATACCTTCAACTTCAACAACTGGGTGACACTGCTGTCCCAGCTGCCTCTGCTGCTCTTCACACTCCTCAACTCCTTCCTGTACCAGTG CATCTCTGAGACTGTGCGGATTCTGGGCAGCCTGCTGGTCATCCTGCTGCTCTTTACCCTGACGGCGGTGTTGGTCAAGGTGGACATGAGCCCCGAGCCCTTCTTCTCCATCACCATGGCCTCTGTCTGGTTCATCAACT CCTTCTGTGCGGTTCTGCAGGGCAGCCTCTTCGGGCAACTGGGCACCATGCCTTCCACGTACAGCACCCTCTTCCTCAGCGGGCAGGGCCTGGCTGGGATCTTCGCTGCTCTTGCCATGCTCATGTCCATGGCCA GTGGCGTGGATGCCCAGACCTCCGCCCTGGGGTACTTCATCACGCCCTGCGTGGGCATCCTCATGTCCATCGTGTGTTACCTGAGCCTGCCCCACCTG AAGTTTGCCCGCTACTACCTGGCCAAGAAACCATCAAAGGCACAAGGTCAAGAGCTGGAGACCAAAGCTGAGCTCCTCAAGCCTG ATGAGAAGAACGGGATTCCCAACAGCCCCCAAAGGGCAGTGCTGACTCTGGACCTTGACCCTGAGAAGGAGACAGAGATGGAGCCAGAGGAACCCCAGAAGCCAGGGAAACCTTCAGTTTTCATTGTCTTCCAGAAG ATCTGGCTGACGGCGCTGTGCCTCGTGTTGGTCTTCACAGTCACCCTGTCCGTCTTCCCAGCCATCACAGCCATGGTGACCAGCTCCACCAGCCCTGGGAAGTGGA gtCAGTTCTTCAACCCCATCTGCTGCTTCCTTCTCTTCAACGTCATGGACTGTCTGGGACGGAGCCTGACTTCTTACTTCCTGTGG CCAGACAAAGACAGCCGGCTGCTGCCCCTGCTGGTCTGCCTGCGCGTCCTGTTTGTGCCACTCTTCATGCTGTGCCACGTGCCCAAGAGGTCCCGGTTGCCCATCCTCTTCCCACAGGACGCCTACTTCATCACTTTCATGCTGCTTTTTGCTGTTTCAAATGGTTACCTGGTGTCCCTCACCATGTGCCTGGCGCCCAG GCAGGTGCTGCCACATGAGAGGGAGGTGGCCGGCACCCTCATGACCTTCTTCCTGGCTCTGGGGCTCTCCTGTGGAGCCTCGCTCTCCTTCCTCCTCAAGGCGCTGCTCTGA
- the SLC29A2 gene encoding equilibrative nucleoside transporter 2 isoform X2: MARGDAPQDSYHLVGISFFILGLGTLLPWNFFITAIPYFQGRLAGANGTTETLGTNHTSPADTFNFNNWVTLLSQLPLLLFTLLNSFLYQCISETVRILGSLLVILLLFTLTAVLVKVDMSPEPFFSITMASVWFINSFCAVLQGSLFGQLGTMPSTYSTLFLSGQGLAGIFAALAMLMSMASGVDAQTSALGYFITPCVGILMSIVCYLSLPHLKFARYYLAKKPSKAQGQELETKAELLKPDEKNGIPNSPQRAVLTLDLDPEKETEMEPEEPQKPGKPSVFIVFQKIWLTALCLVLVFTVTLSVFPAITAMVTSSTSPGKWSQFFNPICCFLLFNVMDCLGRSLTSYFLWPDKDSRLLPLLVCLRVLFVPLFMLCHVPKRSRLPILFPQDAYFITFMLLFAVSNGYLVSLTMCLAPRQVLPHEREVAGTLMTFFLALGLSCGASLSFLLKALL; the protein is encoded by the exons ATGGCGCGAGGAGACGCCCCGCAGGACAG CTACCACCTGGTCGGGATCAGCTTCTTCATCCTGGGGCTGGGCACCCTCCTTCCCTGGAACTTCTTCATCACAGCCATCCCG TACTTCCAGGGGCGTCTGGCAGGGGCCAACGGCACCACTGAGACCCTGGGCACCAACCACACGAGCCCTGCAGATACCTTCAACTTCAACAACTGGGTGACACTGCTGTCCCAGCTGCCTCTGCTGCTCTTCACACTCCTCAACTCCTTCCTGTACCAGTG CATCTCTGAGACTGTGCGGATTCTGGGCAGCCTGCTGGTCATCCTGCTGCTCTTTACCCTGACGGCGGTGTTGGTCAAGGTGGACATGAGCCCCGAGCCCTTCTTCTCCATCACCATGGCCTCTGTCTGGTTCATCAACT CCTTCTGTGCGGTTCTGCAGGGCAGCCTCTTCGGGCAACTGGGCACCATGCCTTCCACGTACAGCACCCTCTTCCTCAGCGGGCAGGGCCTGGCTGGGATCTTCGCTGCTCTTGCCATGCTCATGTCCATGGCCA GTGGCGTGGATGCCCAGACCTCCGCCCTGGGGTACTTCATCACGCCCTGCGTGGGCATCCTCATGTCCATCGTGTGTTACCTGAGCCTGCCCCACCTG AAGTTTGCCCGCTACTACCTGGCCAAGAAACCATCAAAGGCACAAGGTCAAGAGCTGGAGACCAAAGCTGAGCTCCTCAAGCCTG ATGAGAAGAACGGGATTCCCAACAGCCCCCAAAGGGCAGTGCTGACTCTGGACCTTGACCCTGAGAAGGAGACAGAGATGGAGCCAGAGGAACCCCAGAAGCCAGGGAAACCTTCAGTTTTCATTGTCTTCCAGAAG ATCTGGCTGACGGCGCTGTGCCTCGTGTTGGTCTTCACAGTCACCCTGTCCGTCTTCCCAGCCATCACAGCCATGGTGACCAGCTCCACCAGCCCTGGGAAGTGGA gtCAGTTCTTCAACCCCATCTGCTGCTTCCTTCTCTTCAACGTCATGGACTGTCTGGGACGGAGCCTGACTTCTTACTTCCTGTGG CCAGACAAAGACAGCCGGCTGCTGCCCCTGCTGGTCTGCCTGCGCGTCCTGTTTGTGCCACTCTTCATGCTGTGCCACGTGCCCAAGAGGTCCCGGTTGCCCATCCTCTTCCCACAGGACGCCTACTTCATCACTTTCATGCTGCTTTTTGCTGTTTCAAATGGTTACCTGGTGTCCCTCACCATGTGCCTGGCGCCCAG GCAGGTGCTGCCACATGAGAGGGAGGTGGCCGGCACCCTCATGACCTTCTTCCTGGCTCTGGGGCTCTCCTGTGGAGCCTCGCTCTCCTTCCTCCTCAAGGCGCTGCTCTGA
- the SLC29A2 gene encoding equilibrative nucleoside transporter 2 isoform X3 — protein MARGDAPQDSYHLVGISFFILGLGTLLPWNFFITAIPYFQGRLAGANGTTETLGTNHTSPADTFNFNNWVTLLSQLPLLLFTLLNSFLYQCISETVRILGSLLVILLLFTLTAVLVKVDMSPEPFFSITMASVWFINSFCAVLQGSLFGQLGTMPSTYSTLFLSGQGLAGIFAALAMLMSMASGVDAQTSALGYFITPCVGILMSIVCYLSLPHLKFARYYLAKKPSKAQGQELETKAELLKPDEKNGIPNSPQRAVLTLDLDPEKETEMEPEEPQKPGKPSVFIVFQKIWLTALCLVLVFTVTLSVFPAITAMVTSSTSPGKWSQFFNPICCFLLFNVMDCLGRSLTSYFLWTKTAGCCPCWSACASCLCHSSCCATCPRGPGCPSSSHRTPTSSLSCCFLLFQMVTWCPSPCAWRPGRCCHMRGRWPAPS, from the exons ATGGCGCGAGGAGACGCCCCGCAGGACAG CTACCACCTGGTCGGGATCAGCTTCTTCATCCTGGGGCTGGGCACCCTCCTTCCCTGGAACTTCTTCATCACAGCCATCCCG TACTTCCAGGGGCGTCTGGCAGGGGCCAACGGCACCACTGAGACCCTGGGCACCAACCACACGAGCCCTGCAGATACCTTCAACTTCAACAACTGGGTGACACTGCTGTCCCAGCTGCCTCTGCTGCTCTTCACACTCCTCAACTCCTTCCTGTACCAGTG CATCTCTGAGACTGTGCGGATTCTGGGCAGCCTGCTGGTCATCCTGCTGCTCTTTACCCTGACGGCGGTGTTGGTCAAGGTGGACATGAGCCCCGAGCCCTTCTTCTCCATCACCATGGCCTCTGTCTGGTTCATCAACT CCTTCTGTGCGGTTCTGCAGGGCAGCCTCTTCGGGCAACTGGGCACCATGCCTTCCACGTACAGCACCCTCTTCCTCAGCGGGCAGGGCCTGGCTGGGATCTTCGCTGCTCTTGCCATGCTCATGTCCATGGCCA GTGGCGTGGATGCCCAGACCTCCGCCCTGGGGTACTTCATCACGCCCTGCGTGGGCATCCTCATGTCCATCGTGTGTTACCTGAGCCTGCCCCACCTG AAGTTTGCCCGCTACTACCTGGCCAAGAAACCATCAAAGGCACAAGGTCAAGAGCTGGAGACCAAAGCTGAGCTCCTCAAGCCTG ATGAGAAGAACGGGATTCCCAACAGCCCCCAAAGGGCAGTGCTGACTCTGGACCTTGACCCTGAGAAGGAGACAGAGATGGAGCCAGAGGAACCCCAGAAGCCAGGGAAACCTTCAGTTTTCATTGTCTTCCAGAAG ATCTGGCTGACGGCGCTGTGCCTCGTGTTGGTCTTCACAGTCACCCTGTCCGTCTTCCCAGCCATCACAGCCATGGTGACCAGCTCCACCAGCCCTGGGAAGTGGA gtCAGTTCTTCAACCCCATCTGCTGCTTCCTTCTCTTCAACGTCATGGACTGTCTGGGACGGAGCCTGACTTCTTACTTCCTGTGG ACAAAGACAGCCGGCTGCTGCCCCTGCTGGTCTGCCTGCGCGTCCTGTTTGTGCCACTCTTCATGCTGTGCCACGTGCCCAAGAGGTCCCGGTTGCCCATCCTCTTCCCACAGGACGCCTACTTCATCACTTTCATGCTGCTTTTTGCTGTTTCAAATGGTTACCTGGTGTCCCTCACCATGTGCCTGGCGCCCAG GCAGGTGCTGCCACATGAGAGGGAGGTGGCCGGCACCCTCATGA
- the B4GAT1 gene encoding beta-1,4-glucuronyltransferase 1, producing the protein MQMSYAIRCAFYQLLLAALMLVAMLQLLYLSLLSGLHGQEEQDQYFEFFPPSPRSVDQVKAQLRTALASGGVLDASGDYRVYRGLLKTTMDPNDVILATHASVDNLLHLSGLLERWEGPLSVSVFAATKEEAQLATVLTYALSSHCPDMRARVAMHLVCPSRYEAAVPDPREPGEFALLRSCQEVFDKLARVAQPGINYALGTNVSYPNNLLRNLAREGANYALVIDVDMVPSEGLWRGLREMLDQSKQWAGTALVVPAFEIRRARRMPTNKNELLQLYQVGEVRPFYYGLCTPCQAPTNYSRWVNLPEETLLRPAYVVPWQDPWEPFYVAGGKVPNFDERFRQYGFNRISQACELHVAGFDFEVLNEGFLVHKGFKEALKFHPQKEAENQHNKILYRQFKQELKAKYPDSPRHC; encoded by the exons ATGCAGATGTCCTACGCCATACGGTGCGCCTTCTACCAGCTGCTGCTGGCCGCGCTAATGCTGGTGGCGATGCTGCAGCTGCTCTACCTGTCGCTGCTGTCCGGGCTGCACGGGCAGGAGGAGCAAGAccaatattttgaattctttcccCCGTCCCCGCGGTCGGTGGACCAAGTCAAGGCGCAGCTTCGCACCGCGCTGGCCTCCGGAGGCGTCCTGGACGCTAGCGGCGACTATCGCGTCTACAGGGGCCTACTGAAGACCACCATGGACCCCAACGATGTGATCCTGGCCACTCACGCCAGTGTGGACAACCTGCTGCACCTATCGGGCCTGTTGGAGCGCTGGGAGGGCCCGCTATCCGTGTCGGTGTTCGCCGCCACCAAGGAGGAGGCGCAGCTGGCCACGGTGCTGACCTACGCGCTGAGCAGCCACTGCCCCGATATGCGTGCCAGGGTTGCCATGCACCTTGTGTGCCCCTCACGCTATGAGGCCGCCGTGCCCGACCCCCGGGAGCCAGGGGAGTTTGCCCTGTTGCGGTCCTGCCAGGAGGTCTTTGACAAGCTAGCCAGGGTGGCCCAGCCCGGGATCAATTACGCGCTGGGCACCAATGTCTCCTACCCCAATAACCTGCTGAGGAATCTGGCTCGTGAGGGGGCCAACTATGCCCTGGTAATCGACGTGGACATGGTGCCCAGTGAGGGGCTGTGGAGAGGCCTGCGAGAAATGCTGGATCAGAGCAAGCAGTGGGCGGGCACAGCGCTGGTGGTGCCTGCCTTCGAGATCCGTCGAGCCCGCCGCATGCCCACGAACAAAAACGAGCTGCTGCAGCTCTACCAGGTGGGCGAGGTGCGGCCCTTCTATTATGGGCTGTGCACCCCCTGCCAGGCGCCCACCAACTACTCCCGCTGGGTCAACCTGCCAGAAGAGACCTTGCTGAGGCCTGCCTACGTGGTGCCCTGGCAAGACCCCTGGGAGCCATTCTACGTGGCCGGAGGCAAGGTGCCCAACTTCGACGAGCGCTTTCGGCAGTATGGCTTCAATCGTATCAGCCAG GCCTGTGAGCTGCACGTGGCAGGATTCGATTTCGAGGTGTTGAACGAAGGTTTCCTGGTTCATAAGGGCTTCAAAGAAGCTCTGAAATTCCATCCCCAGAAAGAGGCCGAAAATCAGCACAATAAGATCCTTTACCGTCAGTTCAAACAGGAGTTGAAGGCCAAGTACCCTGACTCCCCGCGTCACTGCTGA